A portion of the Pseudomonas synxantha BG33R genome contains these proteins:
- a CDS encoding methyl-accepting chemotaxis protein, translated as MLFNTHKKTISTLQHSIAQQASLLDAIERSMAVIEFDLQGTVLRANENFFKTMGYRAEQVLGQSHRMFCTPAFTRSAEYNQLWTQLRNGQFQSGTFERVGANGDSVWLEASYNPVRDEAGHVTKVVKYAMDVTPRLQAESEANAKLQAIDRAMAMIEFNLDGTIITANANFLQRMGYSLAQIQGKHHRLFCTPELANSAAYSEFWKRLNQGELFNGQFERVDKNGQVVWLEANYNPVYDASGRLCKVVKFASDVTARVQQHATEAQSAAQAYHLSLSTQEMAEKGAEVIQKTATGMREIARDIDTSSQLIAKLGERSQQITAIVNTIRGIADQTNLLALNAAIEAARAGEQGRGFAVVADEVRQLAARTSGSTAEISGMIAMIQDETRQAIDSMDATRDRAAHGVELANQAGTVILQIREGTGEAVQAVSAFANDRGNR; from the coding sequence ATGCTATTTAACACCCACAAGAAAACCATCAGCACCCTGCAACACAGCATTGCCCAACAGGCCAGCCTGCTGGATGCCATCGAGCGCTCCATGGCCGTCATCGAATTCGACCTGCAAGGCACTGTGCTGCGGGCCAATGAGAACTTCTTCAAGACCATGGGTTACCGCGCAGAACAGGTCCTGGGCCAGTCCCACCGGATGTTCTGCACCCCGGCGTTCACCCGCAGCGCCGAGTACAACCAACTGTGGACGCAGCTGCGCAACGGCCAATTTCAGTCAGGCACCTTTGAGCGGGTGGGTGCCAACGGTGATTCGGTGTGGCTGGAAGCCAGCTACAACCCGGTACGCGATGAAGCCGGTCACGTGACCAAAGTGGTGAAGTACGCCATGGATGTCACCCCACGCCTGCAAGCTGAAAGTGAAGCCAACGCCAAGCTGCAAGCCATCGACCGCGCCATGGCGATGATCGAGTTCAACCTCGATGGCACCATTATCACAGCCAACGCAAACTTCCTGCAGCGCATGGGGTACAGCCTGGCGCAGATCCAGGGCAAGCATCACCGCCTGTTCTGCACACCCGAACTGGCCAACAGTGCAGCCTACAGCGAGTTCTGGAAACGCTTGAACCAGGGCGAGCTGTTCAATGGCCAGTTCGAGCGGGTGGATAAAAACGGCCAGGTGGTGTGGCTGGAAGCCAACTACAACCCGGTGTACGACGCCAGCGGGCGCCTGTGCAAAGTGGTGAAGTTCGCCTCCGATGTTACCGCCCGGGTACAACAACATGCCACCGAGGCACAGAGCGCGGCCCAGGCTTATCACCTGTCATTGAGCACCCAGGAGATGGCCGAAAAAGGCGCCGAGGTGATCCAGAAAACCGCCACCGGTATGCGCGAAATTGCTCGGGATATCGACACATCCTCGCAACTGATCGCCAAGCTCGGCGAGCGCTCGCAGCAGATCACCGCCATCGTCAACACCATTCGCGGCATCGCCGACCAGACCAACCTGCTGGCTCTCAACGCCGCCATCGAAGCCGCACGCGCCGGCGAGCAGGGCCGTGGCTTTGCCGTGGTTGCCGATGAAGTGCGGCAGCTGGCGGCGCGCACCAGCGGCTCCACCGCCGAAATTTCCGGCATGATCGCCATGATCCAGGACGAAACCCGCCAAGCCATCGACAGCATGGACGCCACCCGCGACCGTGCCGCCCACGGCGTAGAACTGGCCAACCAGGCGGGCACAGTGATCCTGCAGATTCGCGAAGGCACCGGCGAAGCGGTCCAGGCGGTGAGCGCGTTCGCCAACGACCGGGGCAATCGCTGA
- a CDS encoding DUF1003 domain-containing protein, giving the protein MTPDKPESAPTDHLRFHRGHAHLAPTFGNDTFALKAEAFARFFGTPTFLGAQTAIVVLWVVLNMTGVTHFDVYPFILLNLAFSLQSAYAAPLILLAQTRQAARDKAQSDADAQHREALATANTERQAQAAQTTKQLMELLEQNTRLTEMTKQLTERIETLTCEMHAQFVRKA; this is encoded by the coding sequence ATGACCCCAGACAAACCCGAATCCGCCCCCACTGACCACTTGCGTTTCCACCGTGGTCACGCGCACCTGGCGCCGACCTTTGGCAACGACACCTTTGCCCTCAAAGCCGAGGCCTTCGCACGCTTTTTTGGTACCCCGACCTTTCTGGGCGCACAAACCGCGATCGTCGTGTTGTGGGTGGTGCTGAATATGACCGGCGTCACCCACTTCGACGTCTACCCGTTCATCCTGCTCAACCTGGCCTTCAGCCTGCAATCGGCTTATGCCGCGCCGCTGATCCTGCTGGCCCAGACGCGCCAGGCTGCGCGGGATAAAGCTCAGTCCGACGCCGACGCACAGCATCGCGAAGCCCTCGCCACCGCCAACACCGAACGCCAGGCCCAGGCGGCCCAGACCACCAAGCAATTGATGGAACTGCTGGAGCAGAATACCCGGCTGACGGAAATGACCAAGCAACTGACCGAGCGCATCGAGACCCTGACGTGCGAAATGCATGCACAGTTTGTGCGTAAAGCCTAA
- a CDS encoding LysR family transcriptional regulator produces MLNAATHYQLDYPDLSLILALVRGGTLARAAALLRVDVSTVFRAVRRLESALGQTLFEKSRAGYLPTSLASNLAQQAERAELALEAARIGVEQGGEVISGTVRLTCTDSVLQGLLLPALAQFMPAYPALVLELSTSNDFANLSRRDADIALRLTSKPPEHLVGRCLGTVAYQVYASADYAHRHAGQALANLAWIAPDDFLPDHPTVVWRREQLPGVRPSYCCNSMQSVTELVRAGLGVAALPDFLMGEGLQALSPALVGYDTALWLLTRPDCRALRSVVTLFDELGRHVRGLRD; encoded by the coding sequence ATGCTCAATGCAGCCACGCACTATCAACTTGACTACCCCGACCTGTCATTGATCCTTGCCCTGGTGCGTGGCGGCACCCTGGCGCGGGCGGCAGCGTTGCTGCGGGTGGACGTGTCCACGGTGTTCCGTGCGGTGCGGCGGTTGGAGTCGGCCCTGGGCCAGACCTTATTTGAAAAAAGCCGCGCCGGATACTTGCCCACCAGCCTGGCGAGCAACCTGGCGCAACAGGCCGAACGCGCAGAACTCGCATTGGAGGCAGCGCGCATTGGTGTGGAGCAGGGTGGAGAAGTGATCAGCGGCACCGTGCGCTTGACCTGCACCGACTCGGTGTTGCAAGGGTTACTGCTGCCGGCCCTGGCGCAGTTCATGCCGGCCTATCCAGCACTGGTCCTGGAACTGAGCACGTCCAATGACTTCGCCAACCTCAGCCGTCGTGATGCGGATATTGCCCTGCGCCTGACCAGCAAACCGCCGGAGCATCTGGTCGGACGTTGCCTGGGGACTGTGGCGTACCAAGTGTATGCCAGTGCCGACTATGCTCATCGGCATGCAGGCCAGGCGCTGGCCAACCTGGCCTGGATCGCTCCGGACGACTTTTTGCCCGACCACCCCACGGTAGTCTGGCGCCGTGAACAATTGCCAGGCGTGCGTCCCAGTTATTGCTGCAACAGCATGCAGTCGGTGACTGAACTGGTGCGCGCCGGGCTGGGTGTGGCGGCGTTGCCGGATTTTCTAATGGGCGAAGGCTTGCAAGCACTGAGCCCTGCATTGGTAGGGTACGACACCGCGCTGTGGCTGTTGACGCGGCCTGATTGCCGGGCGTTGCGCTCGGTGGTGACGCTGTTTGATGAACTGGGGCGGCATGTGCGCGGGCTGCGAGATTAG
- a CDS encoding CTP synthase has product MTAPALHLALIGDYNPDVIAHRAIPLALQRAAAALGLSAQVQWLDTDTLTCTSALHGFDGFWCVPASPYRDTEGALRAIRFAREQRRPFLGTCGGFQHAVLEYARNVLGWADAEHGELAPDAERAVITPLSCSLVEVNDTVRLAPYTRIAQAYASVDIHEGYRCRYGINPTFAGALLEGNLIPTGHDSAGDLRAVELLDHPFFVATLFQPERAALNGITPPLALALLKACRGALV; this is encoded by the coding sequence ATGACAGCCCCCGCCCTGCACCTCGCCCTGATCGGCGACTACAATCCTGATGTGATCGCCCACCGGGCTATCCCGCTGGCGCTACAGCGGGCCGCTGCCGCCCTGGGTCTGAGCGCCCAGGTACAATGGCTCGACACCGACACACTCACCTGCACCTCTGCCCTGCACGGTTTTGACGGCTTCTGGTGCGTCCCCGCCAGCCCCTACCGCGACACCGAGGGCGCGCTGCGGGCAATCCGTTTTGCTCGCGAGCAAAGACGCCCTTTTCTCGGCACATGCGGTGGTTTTCAACATGCTGTATTGGAATATGCCCGCAACGTACTGGGTTGGGCCGATGCAGAGCATGGCGAGTTGGCTCCAGACGCTGAACGCGCCGTCATCACGCCACTGAGCTGCTCCCTGGTAGAAGTGAACGACACCGTGCGCCTGGCCCCTTACACCCGTATTGCCCAAGCCTACGCCAGCGTGGATATCCACGAAGGCTATCGATGCCGCTACGGCATCAACCCCACGTTTGCTGGTGCACTGCTTGAAGGCAACCTGATTCCCACCGGCCACGATTCAGCGGGCGATCTGCGCGCCGTGGAGTTGCTCGACCATCCGTTCTTCGTCGCCACCCTGTTCCAGCCTGAACGCGCTGCGCTGAACGGCATCACCCCGCCCTTGGCACTGGCCCTGCTCAAGGCGTGTCGAGGGGCATTGGTATGA
- a CDS encoding antibiotic biosynthesis monooxygenase family protein, which translates to MIAKTPALPYYAVIFSSLRTDGDQGYGEAASRMLALAAEQPGFLGVESAREDGLGITVSYWTSEAAILAWKQQAEHRQARERGRATWYTAFHMRVCKVERAYTYPR; encoded by the coding sequence ATGATCGCCAAGACACCGGCCCTGCCTTATTACGCGGTGATTTTCAGCTCACTGCGTACCGATGGCGACCAGGGTTATGGCGAGGCCGCCTCGCGGATGCTGGCACTGGCGGCGGAACAACCTGGGTTTCTCGGGGTGGAGTCCGCGCGAGAAGATGGGTTGGGGATCACAGTGTCCTACTGGACCAGCGAAGCGGCGATCCTGGCCTGGAAACAGCAGGCCGAGCATCGGCAGGCGCGTGAGCGAGGGCGGGCCACTTGGTACACCGCGTTTCACATGCGGGTATGCAAGGTAGAGCGGGCGTACACCTACCCTCGTTGA
- a CDS encoding DUF2025 family protein — MRITSELICQAADQLQGFVGLNRKTGQYIVRFSEDAFGMDVADDGIIPTAEFVWLPAADHTMTLCRERIQLLLDQNIDDRINITEPLRVYMRRVEIPQISALRSLVS; from the coding sequence ATGCGCATCACTTCAGAACTTATCTGCCAGGCCGCCGACCAACTCCAGGGTTTTGTCGGCCTCAATCGCAAGACCGGCCAGTACATCGTGCGTTTCAGCGAAGATGCCTTCGGCATGGACGTGGCCGATGACGGCATCATCCCCACTGCCGAATTCGTCTGGCTACCGGCCGCCGACCACACCATGACCCTGTGCCGCGAACGCATACAGTTGCTGCTGGACCAGAACATCGATGACCGCATCAACATCACCGAACCGTTGCGGGTGTATATGCGCCGGGTGGAGATCCCGCAGATCAGTGCGTTGCGCAGTTTGGTGAGCTAG
- a CDS encoding glycerophosphodiester phosphodiesterase, with the protein MPVTFTKSALLLALMLGLGQAQAADPVSPAELATNEGIPYPAVIAHRGASYDAPESTAAAYKVARDLGADYLELDLQRSKDGVLFALHDNNLQRTTDVATKFPERKDAPANEFTWKELQTLDAGSWFNAAYPDRARPGFVGLKILSLDDIIKIAEGNPSHKPGLYIETKEPKQFPGIEADLKNKLLDKGWLSSAGSKLGKSNTGVGQGRGRVVLQTFEVASLQELQKEMPNTPKILLLWVGEGSIEPKSKVTFAESGEPTKAAYYAKQEPKDAAEFEKWVDQAKSLGAIGTGPSAELTDHGDQSYTDLVKPEMNKLTHDKGLLVHVYTVDEPVDFEKVMKAGVDGIFTNRAAELLKFYKRWPSSSVQDLLNDHKY; encoded by the coding sequence ATGCCTGTCACGTTTACCAAGAGCGCCTTGCTGCTGGCGTTGATGCTCGGCCTTGGCCAGGCACAGGCTGCCGACCCGGTCAGCCCGGCTGAATTGGCGACAAACGAAGGCATACCCTACCCTGCCGTGATCGCTCACCGTGGCGCCTCCTACGACGCACCTGAATCCACCGCCGCCGCCTACAAGGTGGCACGCGACCTGGGGGCCGACTACCTGGAACTGGACCTGCAACGCAGCAAGGACGGCGTGCTGTTTGCCCTGCACGACAACAACCTGCAGCGCACCACCGACGTGGCCACCAAGTTCCCCGAGCGCAAAGACGCGCCTGCCAACGAGTTCACCTGGAAAGAACTGCAAACCCTCGACGCCGGCAGCTGGTTCAACGCCGCCTACCCGGACCGCGCGCGCCCAGGCTTCGTTGGCCTGAAGATCCTGAGCCTGGACGACATCATCAAGATCGCCGAAGGCAACCCCTCGCACAAACCCGGCCTGTACATCGAAACCAAGGAGCCCAAGCAGTTCCCGGGGATCGAAGCCGACCTGAAAAACAAGCTGCTGGACAAGGGCTGGCTGAGTTCCGCCGGCTCCAAGCTGGGCAAAAGCAACACCGGCGTCGGCCAAGGCCGTGGCCGCGTGGTGCTGCAAACCTTTGAAGTTGCAAGCCTGCAAGAGTTGCAGAAAGAAATGCCCAACACCCCGAAGATCCTGCTGTTGTGGGTCGGCGAAGGCAGCATCGAACCCAAATCCAAAGTCACCTTCGCCGAATCCGGTGAACCGACCAAGGCCGCCTACTACGCCAAGCAAGAACCGAAGGACGCCGCCGAATTTGAAAAATGGGTCGACCAGGCCAAAAGCCTTGGCGCCATCGGCACCGGCCCGTCGGCTGAGCTGACCGACCACGGCGACCAGAGCTACACCGATCTGGTGAAACCTGAAATGAACAAGCTGACCCACGACAAGGGCCTGTTGGTGCATGTATACACCGTGGATGAGCCGGTGGATTTCGAGAAAGTCATGAAGGCCGGCGTCGATGGCATCTTCACCAACCGTGCCGCCGAGCTGCTGAAGTTCTACAAACGCTGGCCGTCTTCCAGCGTTCAGGACCTGCTCAACGACCATAAGTACTAA
- a CDS encoding PepSY domain-containing protein: MKTLTALFAATALTLTAGLAQADVRPDQIPSLLKSGAVMPFDKLNAAALDKHAGATINDTELDHNNSGVLVYEVELTDTAGKQFEVKLDAKTGAVLADKLDT, encoded by the coding sequence ATGAAAACCTTGACCGCTTTGTTCGCCGCCACTGCCTTGACCCTGACTGCCGGCCTGGCGCAGGCGGATGTTCGTCCAGACCAGATTCCTAGCCTGCTCAAGTCTGGCGCCGTGATGCCTTTCGACAAACTCAACGCTGCCGCATTGGACAAGCACGCGGGCGCCACTATCAATGACACCGAGTTGGACCACAACAATAGCGGCGTCCTGGTCTACGAAGTTGAACTGACCGACACTGCCGGCAAGCAATTCGAAGTGAAGCTCGACGCCAAAACTGGCGCAGTGCTCGCAGACAAGCTCGACACTTGA
- a CDS encoding transporter, producing MNHSIDHAHQDPDLFGLLYGFRFRPGEKGQQIDSATALAALQQPQDPEEFLWLHLNLAHAACERWMQAHLSLPEEFFEALHEGSRSTRIEHVDSALLAVVNDVVFNFSSMVSSDISTLWVCARSRLLISARLQPLHSVDKLRSSVKAGEHFRSPLELLVHLLRDQGEVLTQIVRKTSISVDHIEDQLLSSRLSTNRAELGAARRVLVRLQRLLALEPGSLLRLLNRPPHWLQKEDVKELRKSTEEFALIINDLTALGERIKLLQEEIAANLNEQSNRTLFTLTVVTVLALPINIIAGFFGMNVGGVPLSQDPEGFWILVALVATFTLIAGRWAFRKRKDY from the coding sequence ATGAACCACAGCATCGACCACGCCCATCAGGACCCCGACCTGTTTGGCCTGCTTTACGGTTTCCGCTTTCGCCCCGGCGAAAAAGGCCAGCAAATTGACTCAGCCACCGCCCTCGCCGCCTTGCAGCAACCACAAGATCCGGAAGAGTTTCTGTGGCTGCACTTGAACCTCGCCCACGCTGCGTGCGAGCGCTGGATGCAGGCGCATTTGTCGCTGCCGGAAGAGTTTTTTGAAGCTTTGCATGAGGGCTCACGCTCTACACGCATCGAGCATGTGGACTCGGCCTTGTTGGCGGTGGTCAACGATGTGGTGTTCAACTTCAGCAGCATGGTGTCGTCGGATATTTCCACGCTGTGGGTGTGCGCGCGCAGCCGCTTGCTGATCAGTGCGCGCCTGCAACCACTGCATTCGGTAGACAAATTGCGCTCGTCGGTAAAAGCCGGTGAACACTTTCGCTCGCCTCTGGAACTGCTGGTGCATTTACTGCGCGACCAAGGCGAAGTGCTGACCCAGATCGTGCGCAAGACCAGTATCAGCGTCGACCATATCGAAGATCAGTTGCTGTCCTCACGCCTGTCTACCAACCGCGCCGAACTGGGCGCTGCACGCCGCGTATTGGTGCGCCTGCAACGCCTGCTGGCGCTGGAGCCAGGCTCGTTGTTACGCCTGCTCAACCGTCCGCCGCACTGGCTGCAAAAGGAAGACGTGAAGGAGTTGCGCAAATCCACCGAGGAGTTTGCGTTGATCATCAACGACCTGACGGCCCTGGGCGAACGTATCAAGCTGCTCCAGGAAGAGATCGCCGCCAACCTCAATGAGCAAAGCAACCGTACGCTGTTCACCCTCACGGTGGTGACGGTGCTGGCGTTGCCGATCAATATCATCGCCGGCTTTTTTGGGATGAATGTGGGGGGGGTGCCGCTGTCCCAAGACCCGGAAGGTTTCTGGATATTGGTGGCGCTGGTCGCGACTTTTACCTTGATTGCCGGGCGTTGGGCCTTTCGCAAACGCAAAGACTATTGA
- a CDS encoding inorganic phosphate transporter, whose translation MATPSLTASTHASSAGPKPRLDTKPGLLTVIIFFTVLAMGLLFTAYSLMHDMHEMGAQLTTWTPFLLLGVALLIALGFEFVNGFHDTANAVATVIYTNSLPPHFAVVWSGFFNFLGVLLSSGAVAFGIIALLPVELILQVGSSAGFAMIFALLIAAILWNLGTWWLGLPASSSHTLIGSIIGVGVANALMHGRDGTSGVDWSQAIKIGYALLLSPLIGFAFAALLLLALRAFVKNRALYKAPKGDTPPPWWIRGMLIVTCTGVSFAHGSNDGQKGMGLIMLILVGTLPMAYALNRTMPADQSLQFAAVAEVTQAALVKAAPQPAPGDSRATLSTYVRTKEATPELVPALAAITGHIGEEVKSYGSLAAVPAEAVGNVRNDMYLTSETIRLMDKDKVGNFDADTQGKLQLFKQQIDNATRFIPLWVKIAVAIALGLGTMVGWKRIVVTVGEKIGKTHLTYAQGASAETVAMLTIGAADMFGLPVSTTHVLSSGVAGTMVANGGGLQMKTIRNLLMAWVLTLPAAILLSGSLYWLFTQLF comes from the coding sequence ATGGCCACCCCTTCCCTGACTGCCTCTACCCACGCTTCATCCGCTGGCCCCAAACCCCGTCTGGACACAAAACCTGGCCTGTTGACGGTAATCATCTTCTTCACAGTACTCGCCATGGGCCTGCTGTTCACCGCCTACAGCCTGATGCACGACATGCACGAAATGGGCGCCCAGCTCACCACCTGGACGCCATTCCTGTTGCTCGGCGTGGCGTTGTTGATCGCCCTGGGGTTTGAATTCGTCAACGGCTTCCATGACACCGCCAACGCAGTGGCGACGGTGATCTACACCAACTCGCTACCACCGCATTTTGCGGTGGTGTGGTCGGGCTTCTTCAACTTCCTAGGCGTGTTGCTGTCCAGCGGTGCGGTGGCGTTCGGCATCATTGCCCTGCTGCCGGTGGAGCTGATTTTGCAGGTGGGCTCCTCCGCCGGTTTCGCTATGATCTTCGCCTTGCTGATCGCCGCGATCCTGTGGAACCTGGGCACCTGGTGGCTGGGGTTGCCGGCCTCGTCGTCCCATACCCTGATCGGCTCGATCATTGGCGTAGGCGTAGCCAATGCCCTGATGCACGGACGTGACGGCACCAGCGGTGTGGATTGGAGCCAGGCGATCAAGATCGGTTATGCCTTGTTGCTGTCGCCGCTGATTGGCTTTGCATTTGCCGCCTTGCTGTTGCTGGCGCTGCGCGCTTTTGTCAAAAACCGTGCACTGTACAAGGCGCCAAAAGGCGACACGCCGCCGCCCTGGTGGATTCGCGGGATGCTGATTGTTACTTGCACCGGCGTGTCGTTCGCCCACGGTTCCAACGATGGGCAAAAGGGCATGGGCCTGATCATGCTGATCCTGGTGGGCACCTTGCCGATGGCCTACGCGCTGAACCGCACCATGCCTGCCGATCAGTCGCTGCAATTTGCCGCCGTCGCTGAAGTGACCCAGGCTGCCTTGGTCAAAGCAGCGCCGCAGCCGGCACCGGGCGATTCACGTGCAACCTTGTCGACCTACGTTCGCACCAAAGAGGCCACGCCGGAACTGGTGCCCGCACTCGCCGCCATCACCGGCCATATCGGCGAAGAAGTGAAAAGCTATGGTTCCCTCGCCGCCGTACCGGCCGAAGCCGTCGGCAACGTGCGTAACGACATGTACCTGACCAGCGAAACCATTCGCCTGATGGACAAAGACAAGGTCGGCAACTTCGACGCCGACACCCAGGGCAAGCTTCAACTGTTCAAGCAACAGATCGACAACGCCACGCGCTTTATCCCGCTGTGGGTGAAGATCGCCGTGGCCATTGCCCTTGGCCTGGGCACCATGGTCGGCTGGAAGCGCATCGTGGTGACGGTGGGCGAAAAAATCGGCAAGACTCACCTGACTTACGCTCAAGGCGCTTCGGCCGAAACGGTGGCGATGCTGACCATCGGCGCGGCGGATATGTTCGGGCTGCCGGTGTCGACCACCCATGTATTGTCCTCGGGTGTAGCCGGGACCATGGTCGCCAATGGCGGGGGGTTGCAGATGAAGACCATCCGCAATTTGTTGATGGCGTGGGTGTTGACCTTGCCGGCGGCGATATTGCTGTCGGGTAGCCTCTACTGGCTTTTTACCCAATTGTTCTGA